Proteins found in one Xenopus laevis strain J_2021 chromosome 1L, Xenopus_laevis_v10.1, whole genome shotgun sequence genomic segment:
- the polr1e.L gene encoding DNA-directed RNA polymerase I subunit RPA49: MASRASWEYHGASQQSQGALLVQFSNGTIQSPESVNFTLYGNKDDKNPKTKRQKILAAETDRLNYVGNNFSSDTLKCSSLCRYFVGVLNKETGKMEVYDAEQFKMQPILKSGMENELHTEDIVDQPTKSYREKVDALIESFGTNKQKRALSSRKLNQVGSDILNKAMAKAAEEIIESRGTTELIKDAAEKREQDTSLFLPPCDFNADKPENAYKFDNLISPVEYAALETASAALRNITSEGLQQMVEEKKSGLFVLQELHGLREIKDEKALDHQARCLWYLDALIKLSQLRTVKRKDILTPECPSVVCWKLMKNFTVETYKNGRIQNAISGTTKTKIVAYIIAIALHICDFQVDLTLLQRDMKLKESRILEIAKVMGLKIKKRMMYSESSIEEGHKIGLLTIPLTVYKPSGGELKRKKM, from the exons ATGGCTTCTAGAGCTTCATGGGAATACCATGGCGCCTCACAGCAAAGCCAGGGAGCTTTACTAG tacAATTTTCCAATGGAACAATCCAGTCCCCTGAAAGTGTGAATTTCACTTTATATGGCAACAAAGATGACAAAAATCCTAAAACAAAAAGACAGAAGATTCTG GCTGCGGAAACTGACAGACTGAACTATGTAGGTAATAATTTCTCCTCTGATACACTGAAGTGCAGTTCACTGTGCAG GTACTTTGTGGGTGTTCTTAACAAAGAGACTGGAAAGATGGAAGTATATGATGCTGAACAGTTTAAGATGCAGCCAATTCTGAAAAGCGGCATGGAAA ATGAATTGCACACTGAAGATATAGTGGACCAGCCAACAAAAAGTTATCGAGAAaag GTGGATGCCCTTATAGAATCATTTGGTACAAACAAGCAGAAGCGTGCTTTGAGTTCTCGAAAACTAAACCAAGTTGGCAgtgacattttaaataaagctATGGCTAAAGCTGCTGAAGAAATCATAGAAAGCCGAGGCACTACAG AGCTAATTAAAGATGCAGCAGAAAAAAGAGAACAAGATACCTCTCTGTTCCTGCCTCCATGTGATTTTAATGCAGACAAACCTGAAAATGCTTACAAGTTTGATAACC TTATCTCTCCTGTGGAGTATGCTGCTCTTGAAACTGCTTCTGCAGCTCTAAGAAATATAACTTCGGAAGGTCTCCAGCAGATGGTAGAAGAAAAAAA GAGTGGTTTATTTGTGCTTCAAGAACTTCATGGCCTTCGTGAAATTAAAGACGAGAAAGCTCTTGATCATCAGGCTCGCTGCTTGTGGTATTTGGATGCTTTGATAAAGCTTAGCCAACTCAGGACAGTTAAACGAAAAG ATATCTTGACTCCTGAATGTCCAAGCGTCGTATGTTGGAAACTCATGAAAAATTTCACAGTTGAAACTTATAAGAATGGCAG GATACAGAATGCCATTTCTGGCACAACGAAAACTAAAATAGTTGCCTATATCATAGCAATAGCGTTGCATATCTGTGACTTTCAAGTTGATCTAACTCTCTTACAAAGGGACATGAAGCTAAAGGAAAGCAG gatTCTGGAAATTGCTAAAGTCATgggtttgaaaataaaaaaaagaatgatgtACTCAGAGTCTTCAATTGAAGAAGGTCACAAAATTGGGTTGCTTACAATCCCTCTGACTGTCTATAAGCCATCAGGGGGAGAGCTGAAAcgaaagaaaatgtaa
- the zbtb5.L gene encoding zinc finger and BTB domain containing 5 L homeolog isoform X1: protein MYRGNVQLTRKTDMTMDFPGHFEQTFQQLNYQRLQGQLCDCVIVVGSRHFKAHRSVLAACSTHFRALFTVAENDQSMNMIQLDSEVVTAEAFAALIDMMYTSTLMLGESNVMDVLLAASHLHLNSVVKACKHYLTTRTLPMSPSNERAQEQSSRMQRSFMLQQLGLSIVSSALNSSQNTEDQPQQQQNSMSSSGRNNMVEQRATFPIRRLHKRKQSSEERARQRMRNSVDECLNDVTPESVQSMVRSREEYFSPDSLKMMDNLKSHSTPDNHEDSTIMFDGSYSNQEDTQVPSQSDNGRENISQISIRSQAAQVETSYSQDSACDKNIYSSETQEVIVGEKDHMRVIVKSEPLSSPEPQDEVSDVTSQAEGSEPVEVEVVARAEKIELSPESSDRSFSDPQSSTDRVGNIHILDVTDNLEHKSSFSISNFLSKSRNGSLGQNSDDNIPNTTSDCRMDGEVSYLMSPEAGTSNHSTVMSHMDNPFSDSPDSHFARPIQDVMSLSCVQSSNYRGNDPFGMDFPRSDLGLHSISRSIMGNARGRPCSIPNYRRIAPKMPIVTSVRSTQLQDNASNSQLLINGGNSSYENGHTAQQGPPKLTRASADVLSKCKKALSEHNVLVVEGARKYACKICCKTFLTLTDCKKHIRVHTGEKPYACLKCGKRFSQSSHLYKHSKTTCLRWQNSNIPTALL, encoded by the exons ATGTATAGGGGAAATGTCCAGCTAACGAGAAAGACAGATAT GACAATGGATTTTCCAGGACACTTTGAACAAACCTTTCAGCAGCTAAATTATCAGAGGCTCCAAGGACAGCTCTGTGACTGTGTCATTGTGGTTGGTAGTCGTCACTTCAAAGCTCATCGTTCTGTGTTAGCAGCATGCAGTACTCATTTCCGTGCTCTCTTTACAGTGGCAGAGAACGACCAGAGCATGAACATGATCCAGTTGGACAGTGAAGTTGTGACAGCGGAAGCCTTTGCTGCTTTAATTGATATGATGTATACATCCACACTTATGCTAGGAGAGAGCAATGTCATGGACGTTTTACTTGCAGCATCTCATCTTCATTTAAATTCAGTAGTAAAAGCATGCAAACACTACCTCACCACAAGGACACTTCCAATGTCACCGTCTAATGAGAGAGCTCAAGAGCAGAGTTCTCGCATGCAGAGATCATTCATGCTTCAACAACTTGGTTTAAGTATAGTGAGCTCTGCCTTGAACTCAAGTCAGAATACAGAGGACCAGCCTCAGCAACAACAAAATTCAATGAGCTCTTCTGGCCGAAATAACATGGTGGAACAAAGAGCTACCTTTCCAATACGACGGCTTCACAAAAGAAAGCAGTCATCGGAGGAAAGAGCAAGGCAACGCATGAGGAACTCTGTTGATGAATGCCTCAATGATGTCACTCCTGAAAGTGTGCAGTCCATGGTTCGTTCTCGAGAAGAATATTTCTCtcctgattcattaaaaatgatGGACAACTTGAAGTCTCATTCTACTCCAGACAACCATGAGGATAGCACAATCATGTTTGATGGTTCATATAGCAACCAAGAAGATACGCAAGTACCAAGTCAGTCTGACAACGGTAGAGAAAATATTTCACAGATATCAATAAGATCCCAGGCAGCCCAAGTTGAAACCAGTTACAGTCAAGATTCTGCATGCGATAAAAATATATACTCTTCTGAAACACAAGAAGTTATTGTGGGTGAAAAAGATCACATGAGAGTTATTGTTAAATCTGAGCCTCTGAGCTCTCCAGAACCTCAAGACGAagttagtgatgtcacttcccaAGCGGAGGGTAGTGAGCCAGTTGAAGTAGAGGTTGTTGCACGTGCAGAAAAAATTGAACTGAGTCCTGAAAGCAGTGATAGAAGTTTCTCTGATCCCCAGTCAAGTACTGACAGAGTGGGGAATATTCATATACTGGATGTGACGGATAACCTTGAGCACAAATCTTCCTTCAGTATTTCTAACTTCCTCAGCAAAAGTAGAAATGGCAGCTTAGGCCAAAACAGTGATGACAACATTCCTAATACTACAAGTGACTGCAGAATGGATGGAGAAGTCTCCTACTTAATGAGCCCAGAAGCAGGAACCAGCAATCATTCTACAGTCATGTCTCATATGGATAATCCATTTAGTGATAGCCCAGACTCTCATTTCGCTAGGCCAATTCAGGATGTAATGAGTCTATCTTGTGTTCAGTCCTCAAATTATCGAGGAAATGATCCTTTTGGGATGGACTTCCCAAGGTCCGACTTAGGGCTTCACTCGATTTCCAGATCTATTATGGGGAATGCAAGGGGCAGACCTTGTAGCATTCCAAATTATCGGCGTATTGCACCAAAAATGCCTATTGTAACTTCTGTACGGAGCACCCAGCTTCAGGATAATGCAAGCAATTCTCAACTCTTGATCAATGGAGGAAATTCATCATATGAAAATGGTCATACAGCACAACAGGGGCCACCCAAGCTGACAAGGGCCTCTGCAGATGTTCTGTCAAAATGCAAGAAAGCTTTATCTGAGCATAATGTGTTAGTGGTTGAAGGTGCCCGGAAATATGCATGCAAAATATGCTGTAAAACCTTTCTCACTCTAACAGACTGCAAAAAGCACATCCGTGTACATACAGGTGAAAAACCGTATGCTTGTCTAAAATGTGGAAAAAGGTTTAGTCAGTCTAGCCACCTTTATAAGCATTCCAAAACGACTTGCCTTAGGTGGCAAAACAGTAATATTCCAACAGCTTTGCTATAA
- the zbtb5.L gene encoding zinc finger and BTB domain containing 5 L homeolog yields the protein MDFPGHFEQTFQQLNYQRLQGQLCDCVIVVGSRHFKAHRSVLAACSTHFRALFTVAENDQSMNMIQLDSEVVTAEAFAALIDMMYTSTLMLGESNVMDVLLAASHLHLNSVVKACKHYLTTRTLPMSPSNERAQEQSSRMQRSFMLQQLGLSIVSSALNSSQNTEDQPQQQQNSMSSSGRNNMVEQRATFPIRRLHKRKQSSEERARQRMRNSVDECLNDVTPESVQSMVRSREEYFSPDSLKMMDNLKSHSTPDNHEDSTIMFDGSYSNQEDTQVPSQSDNGRENISQISIRSQAAQVETSYSQDSACDKNIYSSETQEVIVGEKDHMRVIVKSEPLSSPEPQDEVSDVTSQAEGSEPVEVEVVARAEKIELSPESSDRSFSDPQSSTDRVGNIHILDVTDNLEHKSSFSISNFLSKSRNGSLGQNSDDNIPNTTSDCRMDGEVSYLMSPEAGTSNHSTVMSHMDNPFSDSPDSHFARPIQDVMSLSCVQSSNYRGNDPFGMDFPRSDLGLHSISRSIMGNARGRPCSIPNYRRIAPKMPIVTSVRSTQLQDNASNSQLLINGGNSSYENGHTAQQGPPKLTRASADVLSKCKKALSEHNVLVVEGARKYACKICCKTFLTLTDCKKHIRVHTGEKPYACLKCGKRFSQSSHLYKHSKTTCLRWQNSNIPTALL from the coding sequence ATGGATTTTCCAGGACACTTTGAACAAACCTTTCAGCAGCTAAATTATCAGAGGCTCCAAGGACAGCTCTGTGACTGTGTCATTGTGGTTGGTAGTCGTCACTTCAAAGCTCATCGTTCTGTGTTAGCAGCATGCAGTACTCATTTCCGTGCTCTCTTTACAGTGGCAGAGAACGACCAGAGCATGAACATGATCCAGTTGGACAGTGAAGTTGTGACAGCGGAAGCCTTTGCTGCTTTAATTGATATGATGTATACATCCACACTTATGCTAGGAGAGAGCAATGTCATGGACGTTTTACTTGCAGCATCTCATCTTCATTTAAATTCAGTAGTAAAAGCATGCAAACACTACCTCACCACAAGGACACTTCCAATGTCACCGTCTAATGAGAGAGCTCAAGAGCAGAGTTCTCGCATGCAGAGATCATTCATGCTTCAACAACTTGGTTTAAGTATAGTGAGCTCTGCCTTGAACTCAAGTCAGAATACAGAGGACCAGCCTCAGCAACAACAAAATTCAATGAGCTCTTCTGGCCGAAATAACATGGTGGAACAAAGAGCTACCTTTCCAATACGACGGCTTCACAAAAGAAAGCAGTCATCGGAGGAAAGAGCAAGGCAACGCATGAGGAACTCTGTTGATGAATGCCTCAATGATGTCACTCCTGAAAGTGTGCAGTCCATGGTTCGTTCTCGAGAAGAATATTTCTCtcctgattcattaaaaatgatGGACAACTTGAAGTCTCATTCTACTCCAGACAACCATGAGGATAGCACAATCATGTTTGATGGTTCATATAGCAACCAAGAAGATACGCAAGTACCAAGTCAGTCTGACAACGGTAGAGAAAATATTTCACAGATATCAATAAGATCCCAGGCAGCCCAAGTTGAAACCAGTTACAGTCAAGATTCTGCATGCGATAAAAATATATACTCTTCTGAAACACAAGAAGTTATTGTGGGTGAAAAAGATCACATGAGAGTTATTGTTAAATCTGAGCCTCTGAGCTCTCCAGAACCTCAAGACGAagttagtgatgtcacttcccaAGCGGAGGGTAGTGAGCCAGTTGAAGTAGAGGTTGTTGCACGTGCAGAAAAAATTGAACTGAGTCCTGAAAGCAGTGATAGAAGTTTCTCTGATCCCCAGTCAAGTACTGACAGAGTGGGGAATATTCATATACTGGATGTGACGGATAACCTTGAGCACAAATCTTCCTTCAGTATTTCTAACTTCCTCAGCAAAAGTAGAAATGGCAGCTTAGGCCAAAACAGTGATGACAACATTCCTAATACTACAAGTGACTGCAGAATGGATGGAGAAGTCTCCTACTTAATGAGCCCAGAAGCAGGAACCAGCAATCATTCTACAGTCATGTCTCATATGGATAATCCATTTAGTGATAGCCCAGACTCTCATTTCGCTAGGCCAATTCAGGATGTAATGAGTCTATCTTGTGTTCAGTCCTCAAATTATCGAGGAAATGATCCTTTTGGGATGGACTTCCCAAGGTCCGACTTAGGGCTTCACTCGATTTCCAGATCTATTATGGGGAATGCAAGGGGCAGACCTTGTAGCATTCCAAATTATCGGCGTATTGCACCAAAAATGCCTATTGTAACTTCTGTACGGAGCACCCAGCTTCAGGATAATGCAAGCAATTCTCAACTCTTGATCAATGGAGGAAATTCATCATATGAAAATGGTCATACAGCACAACAGGGGCCACCCAAGCTGACAAGGGCCTCTGCAGATGTTCTGTCAAAATGCAAGAAAGCTTTATCTGAGCATAATGTGTTAGTGGTTGAAGGTGCCCGGAAATATGCATGCAAAATATGCTGTAAAACCTTTCTCACTCTAACAGACTGCAAAAAGCACATCCGTGTACATACAGGTGAAAAACCGTATGCTTGTCTAAAATGTGGAAAAAGGTTTAGTCAGTCTAGCCACCTTTATAAGCATTCCAAAACGACTTGCCTTAGGTGGCAAAACAGTAATATTCCAACAGCTTTGCTATAA
- the zbtb5.L gene encoding zinc finger and BTB domain containing 5 L homeolog isoform X2 produces MNMIQLDSEVVTAEAFAALIDMMYTSTLMLGESNVMDVLLAASHLHLNSVVKACKHYLTTRTLPMSPSNERAQEQSSRMQRSFMLQQLGLSIVSSALNSSQNTEDQPQQQQNSMSSSGRNNMVEQRATFPIRRLHKRKQSSEERARQRMRNSVDECLNDVTPESVQSMVRSREEYFSPDSLKMMDNLKSHSTPDNHEDSTIMFDGSYSNQEDTQVPSQSDNGRENISQISIRSQAAQVETSYSQDSACDKNIYSSETQEVIVGEKDHMRVIVKSEPLSSPEPQDEVSDVTSQAEGSEPVEVEVVARAEKIELSPESSDRSFSDPQSSTDRVGNIHILDVTDNLEHKSSFSISNFLSKSRNGSLGQNSDDNIPNTTSDCRMDGEVSYLMSPEAGTSNHSTVMSHMDNPFSDSPDSHFARPIQDVMSLSCVQSSNYRGNDPFGMDFPRSDLGLHSISRSIMGNARGRPCSIPNYRRIAPKMPIVTSVRSTQLQDNASNSQLLINGGNSSYENGHTAQQGPPKLTRASADVLSKCKKALSEHNVLVVEGARKYACKICCKTFLTLTDCKKHIRVHTGEKPYACLKCGKRFSQSSHLYKHSKTTCLRWQNSNIPTALL; encoded by the coding sequence ATGAACATGATCCAGTTGGACAGTGAAGTTGTGACAGCGGAAGCCTTTGCTGCTTTAATTGATATGATGTATACATCCACACTTATGCTAGGAGAGAGCAATGTCATGGACGTTTTACTTGCAGCATCTCATCTTCATTTAAATTCAGTAGTAAAAGCATGCAAACACTACCTCACCACAAGGACACTTCCAATGTCACCGTCTAATGAGAGAGCTCAAGAGCAGAGTTCTCGCATGCAGAGATCATTCATGCTTCAACAACTTGGTTTAAGTATAGTGAGCTCTGCCTTGAACTCAAGTCAGAATACAGAGGACCAGCCTCAGCAACAACAAAATTCAATGAGCTCTTCTGGCCGAAATAACATGGTGGAACAAAGAGCTACCTTTCCAATACGACGGCTTCACAAAAGAAAGCAGTCATCGGAGGAAAGAGCAAGGCAACGCATGAGGAACTCTGTTGATGAATGCCTCAATGATGTCACTCCTGAAAGTGTGCAGTCCATGGTTCGTTCTCGAGAAGAATATTTCTCtcctgattcattaaaaatgatGGACAACTTGAAGTCTCATTCTACTCCAGACAACCATGAGGATAGCACAATCATGTTTGATGGTTCATATAGCAACCAAGAAGATACGCAAGTACCAAGTCAGTCTGACAACGGTAGAGAAAATATTTCACAGATATCAATAAGATCCCAGGCAGCCCAAGTTGAAACCAGTTACAGTCAAGATTCTGCATGCGATAAAAATATATACTCTTCTGAAACACAAGAAGTTATTGTGGGTGAAAAAGATCACATGAGAGTTATTGTTAAATCTGAGCCTCTGAGCTCTCCAGAACCTCAAGACGAagttagtgatgtcacttcccaAGCGGAGGGTAGTGAGCCAGTTGAAGTAGAGGTTGTTGCACGTGCAGAAAAAATTGAACTGAGTCCTGAAAGCAGTGATAGAAGTTTCTCTGATCCCCAGTCAAGTACTGACAGAGTGGGGAATATTCATATACTGGATGTGACGGATAACCTTGAGCACAAATCTTCCTTCAGTATTTCTAACTTCCTCAGCAAAAGTAGAAATGGCAGCTTAGGCCAAAACAGTGATGACAACATTCCTAATACTACAAGTGACTGCAGAATGGATGGAGAAGTCTCCTACTTAATGAGCCCAGAAGCAGGAACCAGCAATCATTCTACAGTCATGTCTCATATGGATAATCCATTTAGTGATAGCCCAGACTCTCATTTCGCTAGGCCAATTCAGGATGTAATGAGTCTATCTTGTGTTCAGTCCTCAAATTATCGAGGAAATGATCCTTTTGGGATGGACTTCCCAAGGTCCGACTTAGGGCTTCACTCGATTTCCAGATCTATTATGGGGAATGCAAGGGGCAGACCTTGTAGCATTCCAAATTATCGGCGTATTGCACCAAAAATGCCTATTGTAACTTCTGTACGGAGCACCCAGCTTCAGGATAATGCAAGCAATTCTCAACTCTTGATCAATGGAGGAAATTCATCATATGAAAATGGTCATACAGCACAACAGGGGCCACCCAAGCTGACAAGGGCCTCTGCAGATGTTCTGTCAAAATGCAAGAAAGCTTTATCTGAGCATAATGTGTTAGTGGTTGAAGGTGCCCGGAAATATGCATGCAAAATATGCTGTAAAACCTTTCTCACTCTAACAGACTGCAAAAAGCACATCCGTGTACATACAGGTGAAAAACCGTATGCTTGTCTAAAATGTGGAAAAAGGTTTAGTCAGTCTAGCCACCTTTATAAGCATTCCAAAACGACTTGCCTTAGGTGGCAAAACAGTAATATTCCAACAGCTTTGCTATAA